Proteins co-encoded in one Dreissena polymorpha isolate Duluth1 chromosome 12, UMN_Dpol_1.0, whole genome shotgun sequence genomic window:
- the LOC127852950 gene encoding uncharacterized protein LOC127852950 — translation MLRLRPSDIHYSQDSINNTFDARCKHSGVSIGQTLDDILEGRTNMNSIPIITVVERKGKWVTADNRRLWVFRELEWLGKCIYIDVYEDYFIPAEKLTSTNGGITVRVRGHTGSYWLNRLSSMNNDNIALRNSYDANNARSYSSNSYSYPSPPARVQLPQYVYQESISSNSYKRASPEPRENDGWCEKILTILCMMLIVVIVWNVSI, via the exons ATGCTTAGATTACGACCGTCCGATATTCATTATTCGCAGGATTCGATAAACAACACTTTCGACGCGAGGTGTAAACACAGCGGAGTATCAATCGGACAGACATTGGATGATATTCTCGAAGGGAG gACAAACATGAACAGTATTCCAATCATCACGGTTGTGGAAAGGAAAGGGAAATGGGTTACGGCCGACAACCGGCGCCTATGGGTGTTCCGTGAGCTTGAGTGGCTCGGGAAATGTATCTACATCGACGTATATGAAGACTACTTTATACCGGCCGAGAAACTCACGTCAACTAACGGCGGCATTACGGTGCGCGTGCGCGGACACACGGGCAGCTACTGGCTTAACCGGTTGTCATCCATGAACAACGACAACATCGCGTTACGAAATTCATACGACGCCAACAACGCGAGGTCGTACAGTAGCAACTCTTACAGCTACCCTTCGCCGCCCGCGCGAGTTCAACTGCCTCAGTACGTGTATCAAGAAAGTATTTCGTCAAATTCGTATAAGAGAGCGTCACCGGAACCTCGCGAGAACGACGGGTGGtgtgaaaaaatattaacaattttgTGTATGATGCTCATAGTAGTAATTGTATGGAATGTATCCATTTAA